CGGTTGGAAATCAGGACATGGGCGCACCGAGTTGCCCTATACTCAATGTATGCACAATCTGAATGCGGAAGCCCGATAATGACAAAACGCATCGTTGAACCAGGGGATCTATCCACCCTCGGCTGGCCAGGCTGGGGCGCCGGCTGGATTGTTGACGCGACGGATCATCACCGACTGATGCCCCTGGGAGCTGAAGGGGAGCTCGTCCTCCAGGGCCCGTGCCTGGCAAGCTGCTATCTGAACAACATGGAGCAAACGCGGGCGGCACTCATCACCGATCCATTATGGGGGCAACGTGCCGGGATTGATCGACGCAGTCGGTTTCTGAAAACTGGGGACCTCTTCTCCCGAAATCCAGTGGATGGATCCTTCCAGTTCAGAGGCCGCAAAGGGGGGAAAGTCAAGATTCGAGGCCAGAGGATTGAACTGGCGGAGGTCGAATATCATCTGCGCGGTCAGTTCCCGGACGCCTCCCATGTTGTCGCTGAGATAGTCCGCCCAAGCGACAGTCAGTCTGAGTACGGCATGCTGGTGGCCGTCGTTCCCACCGGTTCGCAGGGTGATGCAATGTCGGATTCCTGCAGGCTCCTTGCACCGAATCACACATTCTTACATCTTGCCCTACGAGCATTGGACCGGATGAGCAAGCTGGTGCCCGCGTATATGATTCCAAGCTCCTTCATATCCGTTTCGAAACTTCCGAGAACACCATCGGGGAAGCTCCATCGGAAAATGCTGGTAGAGCTGATCTCTCAGCTATCTCGAAAGGAGATCCTCGCATATATGAATGCACCTAACCCCTATCGGCCTGCTGTCACAACTGAGGAAGCACTCCTTCAGTCCATCTGCGCAACGGTGTTGTCCATCGCACCCGAACAGATTGGGATGGACGATCAGTTTGTCGGATTGGGAGGAGATTCCCTATCAGCACGCCAGATGGTGACGCTTGCACGAGCAAAGGGGCTTTCCATCACCGTCGCGGATTgtcttcaacaaccaaaTTTGAGCTCCCTTGCGCAGTGCGGCATGGCCCTGGCCATGGCTGGTCCCTCCCCGCAGGGCCAACCGGTGTGTCCGGATCCATTTTACTCTCTGCGAGAGGACTTCGTACGCAACCTTCCTGAAGGATTGACGGCTGATATGATCGAGGACGCTGTTACAGTCCGTGAGACACAGTTATTCCTCGTCCAGTATCAGATCATGGATTACCTACTTGTCCAGATATCGGGAGCTCTGGACCCCGTGAGACTACACCGGGCCTGTGAAGATCTGGTGCGTGAGCACCCCATACTGAGGACCATCTTTGTTCCCTTCAGGGACGATCATGTGCAGGTGGCTTTGAGGAGTGTGGAAGTACCCTGGGCTAGTTTCACGGCACCCACCAAGGGTTATGACTTTGATATGTGGGCACATTCACTCTGTGCAGAGGACCGGAAATTGTCGGTCCCGAAGGGAGGGCCTTTCCTAAAGTTTATactgctgcaggatggccAAGTCCCGCAACATACACTGATTATACGGATCAGCCATTCCCAGTTTGATGGACTCTGCTTGGCAAAGATCTTGAACGATATGGCCCAGTTATACGAGGGTCAACCCCTCAACACCCCAACCAGCTACGCGGACTATGTCAGGAAATGTGCCGAAATGCGTAGTGAAGAGTCCTTACGACTCTGGAGTGATATACTAGCTGGGTCGACGCCGACGACAATTCCTCTCACCCCGTCAGGAGACCACCCCGAGGAGAAATGTATCGTGGCTGCGCACGACGTTCCCATCGCCATTCCACCCCCTCCTGGCATAACCTGGGCTACGACAGTCAAGGCAGCTTGGTCATTTGTCCTCCGGCAGGAGACAGGCAAAGACGACCTTAACTTCTGTCAAATGGTCAATTGCCGTTATGTCGATGTACCCGAGCCAGAGAACATAGTAGGGCCATGTCTGAATCCTGTTCCTGTGCGCATACAATATGACGCCTCCTGGACGGCCAAGGATCTTTTGCTCGCAGTCCAGAAGCAACACATCGATTCGTTAGACCACCAGACACTTGAGTGGCAGGATATCGTCTCCAACTGTACGGACTGGCCTCGTGATACGGAGATTGACTCTATAGTCCTACATGAGAATATCAACCCTAGCCCAGTGACTCAGGTCGGAGACACTATCTGGCGGTTGTCAGCGCATAGCGTCGATAATCCGCCCGAGAGGACGACATACCTCTACACATATCCTCAGGAAGACTCCTTGTATGCGGTTGTGATTTTATCGAGCAAGTTTGGGGCGAAATCAGATGCTGAAAGGCTTGTTAACCGGTTGTGCTCAACGGTCGCGGCATTCGTGAACAGCCCAAGCACTTTACTGACCGCGTTGTGACGATGATAACGTTATAGTCTTATTAGGAAATATTAGGAAATATATCTGATGCAGACCACTCCAGTAGGCTCTATATATGTACCTAGTGTCGTTGTTCCGCATAGTTAGGGCCAGGCATGGGGTTCTGAAGTAAATGACTACTTTCTTTTACGTCTTCACTGAACCAGACTTTCACACTGAACCAGACATTGACGTGGGGTATGCTGCCTATGATTCCGAGTTTAAGGAGTGTTCAAGATACATTCACTTCTTATGGATGCCAACTTGCTGTTCACTGCAATACATGGGCCAGTTACCCCAGGGCCACGAGCTAGAGAGTCGTACACGATGCGTGAAAACTGCAGCTCCACGCCTGGCTCAAAAAGCAAGCAGAAAGAACTTCCCCCGTAATGAAAGCTTCCGATTTCCTGACCCTTGAATACATGGTCTCCCGCAGCAACAGTTGACCTACAACTCGATACCTCCGCCATGCCGATTGCAAGGAACACCACGGTTCCCAGGGCACCGCTGTCCGCACGGATCCAGATTGCTGTTCTGGTGGCCGTCGACGCAATCGTCCTAAGCGAGGCATCAGGGGCCTGGCGGTCTGGACTCGGTTTCCCTGTGGCCgcgtcgagcttctcgaagcCCATGGATGGATCTGCGGCAAAGTACGTGCCGGGAATGTGAGTGACTTTGACGACCGTCCCCGCGACAGGCGCATGCCACCGATGGTAGTTCAATGCCGATAGCCAGCCCTGGAAGACTGTCCCATTCGTGAATGTCGACGCATGCTCGTCATGGCCCAGCATTCCCTCCACTGAGTAGCTATGTCCTTTCAGGGAGAAGCACGTCTGGGAGGCTGCCTGTTCGCAAAGGGCGAAAGGCTGCGACTCGCACGGGTTGAC
Above is a window of Aspergillus puulaauensis MK2 DNA, chromosome 2, nearly complete sequence DNA encoding:
- a CDS encoding uncharacterized protein (COG:I;~EggNog:ENOG410PKI5;~InterPro:IPR022237,IPR003817;~PFAM:PF12588,PF02666;~go_function: GO:0004609 - phosphatidylserine decarboxylase activity [Evidence IEA];~go_process: GO:0008654 - phospholipid biosynthetic process [Evidence IEA]), whose product is MVAPVLCCYHRLDPSVQDLQGHIESDVELQRLFEKAFREIPNRFLQGSGSSDAAHVGDYRSLVNAIDQAIKTVPHWASADETERIIGCPMNEAMIWFMNTRTGSLILSRKDINRYLLAILNRWGQYLSSPDSAKAIGTQEGGWISNDALRELLDVVNHAHATPFRVPCFEQAFVCDPALPHYDFRSWDDFFTRQFRPGMRPVESPGDERIIVNPCESQPFALCEQAASQTCFSLKGHSYSVEGMLGHDEHASTFTNGTVFQGWLSALNYHRWHAPVAGTVVKVTHIPGTYFAADPSMGFEKLDAATGKPSPDRQAPDASLRTIASTATRTAIWIRADSGALGTVVFLAIGMAEVSSCRSTVAAGDHVFKGQEIGSFHYGGSSFCLLFEPGVELQFSRIVYDSLARGPGVTGPCIAVNSKLASIRSECILNTP